One window of Deltaproteobacteria bacterium genomic DNA carries:
- a CDS encoding diadenylate cyclase produces the protein MGAIFTQLTSIGWRDVVDILVVSYFLFRLYVLFRGTYVFRVITGIGFLWVFQRIAVYLGLVVTSWAMQGIIAFAALIIIIVFRNEIRTVLQAKNVGAILWGVSHKPFLTPEEIITGSVYALAQKKIGALLVLPAKGDLQEVIRGGIPWNGILSREMLMSVFWPDNPAHDGAAIISGKRIAEVGAILPLSRRSDLPSSYGTRHRAALGLSEKTDALIIVVSEETGRVMAAKTGNFTEIKDNLELKKILREHSGVSTDEKDARKNENFKLALAAVVLVVCVTGIWFSFSRGMETLATMEVPIEYQNRDPGMELLESSLNTVEVHLSGAGALLRSVKPEQVKVRISLNNAVAGRNTYTITRDNITLPPGVMLKKVVPQVVDVTLDIPVKKVLPVQIDWIGKLDEHLILESATVEPDTVEVIGGSRILEGINTIYTEKVTLDNIEKTDRQTVSLALNPASLKVEGLPNGKVTITYTVKRREKMVE, from the coding sequence ATGGGTGCCATCTTTACACAGCTTACGTCCATCGGTTGGCGGGACGTCGTCGACATCCTGGTGGTCAGCTATTTTCTCTTTCGCCTGTACGTCCTTTTTCGCGGGACCTATGTTTTTCGGGTGATCACCGGCATTGGATTTTTGTGGGTATTTCAGCGTATTGCCGTCTACCTTGGCCTGGTCGTGACGTCCTGGGCCATGCAGGGCATCATCGCCTTTGCCGCTCTCATCATCATCATCGTGTTCCGCAATGAAATCAGGACCGTTCTCCAAGCGAAAAATGTCGGGGCGATCCTGTGGGGGGTTTCGCACAAACCGTTTCTAACCCCGGAGGAGATCATCACCGGCAGCGTTTATGCCCTGGCCCAGAAGAAGATCGGCGCCCTGCTTGTACTGCCGGCCAAGGGTGATCTGCAGGAAGTGATCAGAGGAGGGATCCCCTGGAACGGCATTCTTTCCAGGGAGATGCTCATGAGTGTTTTTTGGCCGGACAACCCGGCCCACGACGGGGCCGCCATCATCAGCGGGAAACGCATCGCCGAGGTCGGGGCCATACTGCCCCTCTCCCGCCGCAGCGACCTGCCGTCATCCTATGGAACGCGCCACCGGGCCGCCCTGGGCCTGTCCGAAAAAACAGATGCACTGATCATCGTCGTTTCCGAAGAAACAGGCCGCGTGATGGCGGCGAAAACAGGCAATTTCACCGAAATCAAAGACAATTTGGAGCTTAAGAAAATACTCCGGGAGCACAGCGGCGTATCGACGGACGAAAAGGATGCAAGAAAGAATGAGAATTTCAAGCTTGCGCTGGCTGCGGTGGTGCTGGTCGTGTGTGTAACGGGCATCTGGTTCAGCTTTTCGAGGGGAATGGAAACCCTGGCGACCATGGAGGTGCCCATCGAGTACCAGAACCGGGATCCGGGCATGGAACTGTTGGAGTCGTCGCTCAATACGGTGGAGGTGCACCTGAGCGGAGCGGGCGCGCTTCTGCGTTCGGTCAAGCCTGAACAGGTGAAGGTCAGGATCAGCCTGAACAATGCCGTTGCGGGGCGCAACACCTATACCATCACCCGCGACAACATCACGCTGCCGCCGGGCGTCATGTTGAAAAAAGTGGTGCCTCAGGTGGTGGATGTCACCCTGGACATTCCTGTAAAAAAAGTGCTGCCGGTTCAAATCGACTGGATCGGCAAATTGGATGAGCACCTGATCCTCGAATCGGCCACGGTGGAACCGGACACGGTTGAGGTTATCGGCGGAAGCAGGATTCTGGAAGGGATCAACACCATTTATACCGAAAAGGTCACCCTGGACAACATCGAAAAAACAGACCGCCAGACCGTCAGCCTGGCCTTGAACCCTGCATCGTTGAAAGTCGAGGGCCTGCCCAACGGCAAGGTCACCATCACGTATACCGTGAAACGGCGTGAGAAAATGGTGGAATGA
- a CDS encoding Xaa-Pro peptidase family protein, whose translation MTAFRIPPDQIRRRLDNLQARLQADRIDGALIIQRVDLLYFSGTAQNGCLYVPSHGDPLLFIKQSLARALNESPLKNVLRIKSITAVPGLIHDFFRHLPKNLGLELDVMPVNQYRFIETLFPNRPTTDVSGSILAIRAVKSKWEITQMEHTAGMSSLTFDYMRKTLREGYTEMEFAGMFETFARRNGHGGKLRIRDYQMEGYPWHVLSGKSGSMPGVLDSPASGMGTSLAFPCGAGSKKLRAGEPIMVDFTSVLNGFHMDETRMFAIGAMPEKAMRASMDAVDIHNFILENAQPGMTCGALFDMALKRAASLGCTESFLGVPGSKVRFVGHGIGHELVEPPFIARDKQDLLKPGMAFALEPKLVVENEFTAGVESVFTVTDTGTRLISRVPAEVFIC comes from the coding sequence ATGACGGCCTTTAGAATTCCTCCAGACCAGATCCGGCGGAGGCTGGACAACCTTCAGGCACGACTGCAGGCTGACCGCATCGACGGCGCCTTGATTATCCAGCGTGTGGATCTGTTGTACTTTTCCGGCACGGCCCAGAACGGCTGCCTGTACGTCCCCTCGCACGGCGATCCGCTGCTCTTTATCAAACAATCCCTAGCCCGCGCCCTGAACGAATCACCCCTTAAAAACGTTCTGCGAATCAAGTCCATCACGGCAGTGCCCGGCCTGATTCATGACTTTTTCAGACACCTGCCGAAAAACCTGGGCCTGGAACTGGATGTCATGCCCGTCAACCAGTACCGTTTCATCGAGACCCTTTTTCCGAACCGCCCCACGACCGATGTTTCCGGATCGATCCTCGCCATCCGCGCCGTTAAATCGAAGTGGGAAATCACCCAGATGGAGCACACCGCCGGCATGTCGTCCCTGACTTTCGACTACATGCGGAAAACCCTGCGGGAAGGCTATACGGAAATGGAATTTGCCGGCATGTTCGAAACATTCGCCCGCCGCAACGGCCATGGCGGCAAGTTGCGAATCAGGGACTACCAGATGGAAGGCTATCCCTGGCACGTGCTGAGCGGCAAAAGCGGCAGCATGCCGGGTGTGCTGGACTCCCCGGCCAGCGGAATGGGGACCTCGCTGGCCTTCCCCTGCGGCGCCGGGTCGAAAAAACTGCGTGCCGGGGAGCCCATTATGGTGGATTTCACCTCCGTTCTGAACGGTTTTCACATGGATGAAACCCGCATGTTCGCCATCGGCGCCATGCCCGAGAAGGCCATGCGAGCCTCCATGGACGCCGTCGACATCCACAATTTCATCCTTGAAAACGCCCAACCGGGCATGACCTGCGGCGCGCTTTTTGACATGGCGCTTAAGAGGGCCGCCAGCCTGGGATGTACCGAGAGCTTTCTGGGCGTACCGGGCAGCAAGGTCCGGTTCGTCGGCCACGGCATCGGCCACGAACTGGTGGAACCGCCCTTCATTGCCAGAGACAAGCAGGATCTTCTGAAACCGGGCATGGCGTTTGCACTGGAGCCCAAATTGGTGGTGGAAAATGAATTCACCGCCGGAGTCGAAAGCGTTTTCACCGTCACCGACACCGGCACCCGCCTCATCAGCCGTGTGCCGGCGGAAGTGTTCATCTGCTGA
- a CDS encoding DUF2914 domain-containing protein: MPSLKRKGAAVWCLAWLWLTLFSTGASAQEDPGAAKKLVITRAVMCEEIKDYEPYNIAAVFSLAQGKVYCFTSFDSVPQEMFIYHSWYRRDRLITTRRLSLKTPEWSVFSTVQLREADKGPWRVEIRDPKNKILKIIKFSITE, translated from the coding sequence ATGCCATCATTAAAGCGTAAAGGGGCCGCCGTGTGGTGCCTTGCATGGCTGTGGCTGACACTGTTTTCGACGGGTGCATCGGCGCAGGAGGACCCGGGTGCGGCGAAAAAGCTGGTGATTACCAGGGCGGTCATGTGCGAGGAGATCAAAGACTACGAACCGTACAACATAGCCGCCGTTTTTTCCCTTGCCCAGGGGAAGGTGTATTGCTTCACGTCCTTCGATTCCGTTCCGCAGGAGATGTTCATTTATCACAGCTGGTACCGGCGGGACCGTTTGATCACCACCAGAAGGCTTTCCCTAAAAACGCCGGAATGGTCCGTGTTCAGCACCGTGCAGCTGCGCGAGGCGGACAAGGGGCCATGGCGGGTGGAGATCAGAGACCCCAAGAACAAAATTTTGAAAATCATCAAGTTCAGCATTACGGAATAG
- a CDS encoding low molecular weight phosphotyrosine protein phosphatase: protein MQNNIYKLLIVCTGNICRSPMAEGMLKASLPSRLAGRVQVSSAGTHALHGNQAQPHAIAVMRARGIDISSHRARQISGPLIKSADLVLVMERFHLKLVKMRSLFSPARSQLLTEYNGEGEPSDVPDPMGGDIDAYEEAAAVIDNCIKGVCDHLDAIIKA from the coding sequence ATGCAGAACAACATCTATAAGTTACTGATTGTATGCACGGGTAATATCTGCAGGAGCCCCATGGCCGAAGGCATGTTGAAAGCCAGCCTGCCATCCCGGCTGGCCGGCCGGGTTCAGGTTTCGTCTGCCGGCACCCATGCACTCCACGGCAATCAGGCCCAACCGCATGCCATAGCGGTGATGCGCGCAAGGGGCATCGATATCAGCTCCCACCGTGCGAGACAGATAAGCGGGCCGCTGATAAAGTCGGCGGATCTCGTACTGGTCATGGAAAGGTTTCATCTCAAGCTTGTAAAAATGAGATCGCTTTTCAGCCCCGCCAGGTCACAACTGCTGACCGAATACAACGGGGAGGGGGAACCTTCCGATGTACCGGACCCCATGGGAGGAGACATTGACGCTTATGAAGAAGCTGCGGCCGTCATCGACAACTGTATCAAAGGAGTGTGTGATCATCTTGATGCCATCATTAAAGCGTAA
- a CDS encoding PilZ domain-containing protein: MADHDEYPGSDSIILKLMGHILAMNDEQRLDLLEKLEELPATDFSLGDRNDTRKNFEKQISFTIRNRSYQAICKDISNGGLFIQTDEVFSVGQVVILNIPFSNGRREIKVPAEIVRVSSEGIGLRFMKKQE, from the coding sequence ATGGCCGACCATGACGAGTATCCGGGTAGCGACAGCATCATCCTCAAGCTGATGGGACACATCCTCGCAATGAACGACGAACAGCGCCTGGACCTCCTGGAAAAACTCGAGGAACTGCCTGCGACGGATTTCAGCCTGGGGGATCGCAACGACACCCGTAAGAATTTCGAAAAGCAAATCAGCTTTACCATACGGAACCGCAGCTACCAGGCCATCTGCAAGGATATCAGCAACGGCGGCCTTTTCATTCAGACCGACGAGGTGTTCTCGGTGGGCCAGGTGGTCATTCTCAACATTCCCTTCAGCAACGGCAGGCGCGAAATCAAGGTGCCTGCCGAGATCGTGCGGGTCAGCAGTGAAGGCATCGGCCTCAGGTTCATGAAAAAACAGGAATGA
- the panB gene encoding 3-methyl-2-oxobutanoate hydroxymethyltransferase, with translation MTSKKHTRFDLQRMKEAGQTAVWITAYDYWTANFAEQAGMDMILVGDSLGMCVYGYPGTVPVTMDQCIWHSEAVRRGAPNTFIIGDMPFLSYQVSIEEAVRNAGRFHKEAGVDAIKLEGGIRVSAQIQAIADGGMLVMGHIGLTPQSSGQLGGFKAQGRTAEAAKDVIADAVAIEEAGAFALLVEAVPPEVCGIIRKKLSIPVYSIGAGWEADGQLMICSDVLGIFQAFTPKFVKKYENLGQKTIEAFTQYVEDARSGAFPKEEHAYKMVEGELPKLKELLDAAE, from the coding sequence ATGACTAGCAAAAAACACACGCGTTTTGACTTGCAGAGAATGAAGGAAGCCGGTCAGACAGCTGTCTGGATCACGGCCTATGATTATTGGACCGCGAATTTTGCCGAGCAGGCCGGCATGGATATGATTCTGGTGGGTGATTCGCTGGGGATGTGCGTGTACGGCTATCCGGGGACGGTCCCGGTTACCATGGATCAGTGTATCTGGCACAGTGAAGCGGTTCGCCGTGGCGCACCCAACACGTTTATCATCGGCGATATGCCCTTTTTGTCCTACCAGGTCAGTATCGAGGAAGCGGTACGCAATGCCGGCAGATTCCACAAAGAGGCCGGCGTCGATGCGATCAAGCTGGAAGGAGGCATCCGCGTGAGCGCTCAGATTCAGGCCATTGCCGACGGCGGAATGCTGGTGATGGGGCATATCGGCCTGACACCCCAAAGCTCGGGGCAGTTGGGGGGATTCAAAGCCCAGGGCAGAACGGCCGAAGCCGCCAAAGATGTCATCGCCGACGCGGTGGCCATCGAAGAAGCCGGCGCCTTTGCCCTGCTCGTGGAAGCGGTGCCGCCCGAAGTGTGCGGCATCATCCGCAAAAAGCTGTCCATCCCCGTTTACAGTATCGGTGCCGGCTGGGAAGCCGACGGCCAACTCATGATCTGCAGCGACGTCCTCGGCATCTTTCAGGCCTTTACACCCAAGTTCGTGAAAAAATATGAAAACCTGGGCCAGAAAACCATCGAAGCCTTCACGCAGTATGTCGAAGATGCCCGCAGTGGCGCATTCCCCAAAGAAGAGCACGCCTACAAAATGGTGGAAGGCGAGCTCCCCAAACTCAAAGAACTGCTGGATGCAGCCGAATAA
- a CDS encoding enoyl-CoA hydratase/isomerase family protein, whose protein sequence is MSTFDYSVDDTVAIITMNSEENRFNPTFLKGFRKVLDQVERESRVKTTVVRSAHEKIFSNGIDLEWLVPVLQKNDLKAAKKFFYQLNDLFKRLLTYPMITIAAINGHAFAGGAIMSCAFDFRFMRSDRGFFCFPEVDLGIPLLPGMNALMQKAVPAYKIEEMQYTGVRLAGFDCQEHHIVRKACPLNELMDETLEFAHGLKKDRSIVREMKLRLNRKIVQIMDVEDMPYIESGQYHIA, encoded by the coding sequence ATGAGCACATTTGACTACTCGGTTGACGATACGGTGGCCATTATCACCATGAACAGTGAGGAAAACCGCTTCAACCCGACCTTTCTCAAGGGATTCAGGAAAGTGCTCGACCAGGTGGAAAGGGAAAGCCGGGTGAAAACGACGGTCGTCAGGTCGGCGCATGAAAAAATCTTCAGCAATGGGATCGACCTCGAGTGGCTTGTCCCCGTTTTACAGAAAAACGACCTGAAAGCCGCTAAAAAATTCTTTTATCAGTTGAACGATCTCTTCAAACGCCTGTTGACCTACCCCATGATCACCATTGCCGCCATCAACGGCCACGCCTTTGCCGGGGGGGCGATCATGTCCTGTGCCTTTGACTTCAGATTCATGCGTTCGGACAGAGGCTTTTTCTGTTTCCCGGAAGTCGATCTGGGCATTCCGCTTCTCCCGGGCATGAATGCCCTCATGCAAAAGGCCGTTCCCGCCTACAAAATCGAGGAGATGCAATACACGGGGGTCCGCCTTGCGGGCTTCGATTGCCAGGAACACCACATCGTGCGCAAGGCCTGTCCCCTCAACGAACTCATGGATGAAACCCTCGAGTTTGCCCATGGCCTCAAGAAGGACCGCAGCATCGTCAGGGAAATGAAACTGCGGTTGAACCGGAAGATCGTGCAGATTATGGATGTGGAGGACATGCCCTATATCGAATCCGGGCAGTACCATATAGCGTAA
- a CDS encoding PLP-dependent decarboxylase, with translation MSETLKKIRSFMEKEGIPGRDAYDLPTSTKAFPDGANYRVEIAGVERASTMEAMIRAAEKRGLVIHRAIATVGGSTYCDFQELKDMAQMAREGGIEMITTVGHRKSWDTGSKEISTSEGQMQGFRLRGSDNISYHIADIMRNIEAGHRGFLVYDEGVLFILDKMRAEGVIPAKTIFKFSVFGGYCSAAGAKVIESMGANSMNPISDVSLPILGGIRKSVDIPMDVYIIIVDAFGGMFRAYEAPEIARVTSPCYFKFEPGTSEGDIYKPWMTEAFHVNLIQEKVKIASIVMEIMEKHAPELKASGKAPEDLVLPVTV, from the coding sequence ATGTCCGAAACCTTGAAGAAGATTCGCAGTTTTATGGAAAAGGAAGGTATTCCCGGCCGGGATGCGTACGATCTGCCCACATCGACCAAAGCCTTTCCGGATGGCGCCAACTACCGCGTCGAAATCGCCGGCGTGGAAAGAGCTTCCACCATGGAAGCCATGATCAGGGCCGCTGAAAAACGCGGTCTCGTCATCCACCGTGCCATCGCCACCGTGGGCGGCTCCACCTATTGTGATTTTCAGGAACTCAAGGATATGGCGCAGATGGCCAGAGAAGGCGGCATCGAAATGATCACCACGGTTGGCCATCGCAAATCCTGGGATACGGGTTCCAAGGAGATATCCACTTCCGAAGGCCAGATGCAGGGCTTCCGGCTGAGGGGATCGGACAACATCTCATACCACATCGCCGACATCATGCGGAACATCGAAGCCGGACACCGTGGGTTTCTGGTTTATGACGAAGGTGTGCTTTTCATCCTCGACAAAATGCGGGCCGAAGGAGTGATTCCAGCGAAAACTATTTTCAAGTTTTCCGTTTTCGGCGGCTATTGCAGTGCAGCCGGCGCCAAGGTGATCGAATCCATGGGCGCCAATTCCATGAACCCCATTTCAGATGTTTCCCTGCCCATATTGGGCGGCATTCGCAAAAGCGTGGACATCCCCATGGATGTTTACATCATCATCGTGGATGCTTTCGGCGGCATGTTCCGGGCATACGAGGCACCGGAAATCGCCCGGGTGACGTCTCCCTGCTACTTCAAGTTCGAGCCGGGAACTTCCGAAGGTGACATCTACAAACCCTGGATGACCGAAGCGTTCCACGTGAACCTGATTCAGGAAAAAGTCAAAATCGCATCCATCGTCATGGAGATCATGGAAAAGCATGCGCCTGAATTGAAGGCATCCGGCAAGGCTCCCGAAGATCTGGTTCTGCCGGTAACCGTCTAA
- a CDS encoding radical SAM protein translates to MVDPSLCFETGPIRPPNEARSLLLRLTRNCPWNHCRFCPVYKGRKFSLRPVADIKADIQAARDIADDILSLSDRLGRGGNIDDPVVSYIYNNPGYNDCYRSIAGWLYYGTHACFLQDADNLIMKTEDLVEVLTFLRSRFPDLERVTTYSRSKTVSKKSVVSLKKICEAGLNRIHIGLESGFDPVLKLMKKGATAAIQIDAGQKVMAAGMELSEYVMPGLGGRELWEGHARETARVLNQINPHFIRLRSLRVPARVPLHQKLVEGEFSLQTDDMLAEEIRVFIETLDGITSTVTSDHIMNLLEDVSGKLPEDKGAMLAVIENYQSLSDHDRLIYRIGRRGGTYRSINDLRDDPATYHKIQNLVADIKKKEGDKGLEDLITGLADRYI, encoded by the coding sequence ATGGTGGATCCGAGCCTGTGTTTTGAAACCGGTCCTATCCGGCCGCCCAACGAAGCCCGCAGCCTGCTGCTGCGCCTGACTAGAAACTGCCCATGGAATCACTGCCGGTTCTGTCCGGTATACAAGGGCCGCAAATTTTCCCTGCGGCCGGTGGCGGACATCAAAGCCGACATCCAGGCGGCCCGGGATATCGCCGATGACATCCTGTCCCTGTCCGACCGGCTGGGGCGTGGTGGCAACATTGACGACCCCGTCGTCTCCTATATCTACAACAACCCTGGCTACAACGACTGCTACCGCAGCATCGCCGGCTGGCTTTACTACGGGACCCATGCCTGCTTTCTTCAGGACGCCGACAACCTGATCATGAAAACGGAGGACCTGGTCGAGGTGCTGACTTTCCTGCGCAGCCGTTTCCCGGACCTCGAACGCGTGACAACCTATTCCCGTTCAAAAACCGTTTCAAAAAAATCCGTCGTTTCCCTGAAAAAAATCTGCGAGGCCGGGCTGAACAGAATCCACATCGGCCTCGAAAGCGGCTTCGACCCGGTATTGAAACTCATGAAAAAAGGCGCCACCGCAGCCATCCAGATAGATGCGGGACAGAAGGTGATGGCCGCGGGCATGGAACTGTCTGAATATGTGATGCCGGGGCTCGGCGGCCGGGAACTGTGGGAGGGGCACGCGCGGGAAACGGCCAGGGTATTGAACCAAATCAACCCGCACTTCATCCGCCTGCGCAGCCTCAGAGTGCCCGCCAGGGTTCCGCTGCACCAAAAACTGGTGGAGGGAGAATTCAGCCTGCAAACAGACGATATGCTGGCCGAGGAAATCCGTGTTTTCATCGAGACGCTTGACGGCATCACCAGTACCGTCACCAGCGACCACATCATGAACCTGCTGGAGGACGTTTCCGGAAAACTGCCCGAAGACAAGGGTGCCATGCTCGCCGTCATCGAAAATTACCAGTCCCTGTCCGACCATGACCGGCTGATATACCGCATCGGGCGGCGCGGCGGCACCTATCGCTCCATAAACGATCTGCGGGACGACCCTGCGACGTATCACAAAATCCAGAATCTCGTTGCCGACATCAAAAAAAAGGAAGGGGACAAGGGGCTGGAAGACCTCATCACCGGTCTGGCGGACAGATACATCTAA
- a CDS encoding IclR family transcriptional regulator, with amino-acid sequence MTRKYYQITSLERGIKVMELLAEQKALTVSEVGVHLSMQRSAAHRFLATLRDLGYVKKNEDNRYQLTFRILEIGEKVARRFEIKQVARKYMLELSKLSKETVNLGCLDGREILHLDKIDSSEILRIDSPLWSKAPAYCTALGKSILAYLPKSELSEYLSRARLAPHGPHTILSKKKLREELQKTRERGYAVDDEELAPGLRCVGAPVFDHTGRVKYAVSISCPSMRLPMDKVESMQLKIREACGRMSEQLGYSYQENKFSA; translated from the coding sequence ATGACGCGCAAATATTACCAGATCACATCTTTGGAAAGAGGCATAAAGGTTATGGAACTGTTGGCCGAGCAAAAGGCTCTCACCGTATCCGAAGTTGGTGTCCACCTGTCGATGCAGCGTTCAGCCGCTCATCGCTTTCTGGCAACCTTGAGGGATCTGGGATACGTAAAGAAAAACGAAGACAATCGCTACCAATTGACTTTCCGTATTTTAGAAATCGGCGAAAAGGTCGCCAGGAGGTTCGAAATCAAGCAGGTTGCGCGCAAGTACATGCTCGAGCTCTCAAAGCTTTCCAAGGAGACCGTAAACTTGGGATGCCTGGATGGTAGAGAGATACTGCATCTGGACAAGATCGACAGCTCGGAGATATTACGCATCGACTCGCCCTTATGGTCTAAAGCACCGGCTTATTGTACGGCGCTCGGTAAAAGCATTTTAGCCTATTTGCCCAAGTCGGAACTCAGCGAATACCTGTCGCGGGCAAGACTTGCCCCGCATGGCCCCCACACGATTTTGTCTAAAAAGAAACTGCGCGAAGAGTTGCAAAAAACAAGGGAGCGGGGATATGCGGTGGATGATGAGGAACTGGCCCCTGGTTTGCGCTGTGTGGGAGCACCGGTGTTTGATCATACCGGCCGTGTAAAATACGCCGTGAGTATTTCCTGCCCGAGCATGCGGCTGCCCATGGACAAGGTTGAAAGTATGCAATTGAAAATCAGGGAGGCCTGCGGGCGCATGTCGGAACAGTTGGGTTACAGCTATCAGGAAAACAAATTCTCGGCATAG
- a CDS encoding pyridoxal phosphate-dependent aminotransferase, translated as MATRNYLADRTHAVEWSGIRIMFAMADEISDIVNLGIGQPDFDTPAFIREAAKQALDDGYTRYPPAKGFSDLRQAIAQKLATENHIVADPDTEIYVAVGAMQVIFNTCLHMLNPGDEVIVIDPGYDYYSQIRLFGGVPVPVPAYESNQFKVDPADIEAAITKKTKLMIINTPSNPTGAIFGEEILHSVAQMAMAHDIWVLSDEPYEHILFDGHKHVSIGSFDGMAERTISAFTLSKSYAMTGWRVGYTVAPKAVIDEMEKLMEHMVSGVTAVAQRAALAAITAPRDCVKEMVATYDKRRQLVHEGLNAIEGIVCIKPESTFYAFPNISSFGLSSWEFAKYLAVEHKVAVVPGSIFGKAGEGYVRLSFAAGSEQLQEGIARMEKGAAAIRARRH; from the coding sequence ATGGCAACCCGAAACTATCTGGCCGATCGCACCCATGCGGTGGAGTGGTCCGGCATCCGTATTATGTTTGCCATGGCCGACGAGATATCGGACATCGTCAACCTGGGCATCGGTCAGCCCGATTTCGACACCCCCGCATTCATTCGTGAGGCCGCCAAGCAGGCGCTGGATGACGGCTATACGCGCTATCCGCCGGCCAAGGGATTTTCTGATTTGCGTCAGGCCATCGCCCAAAAGCTGGCAACAGAGAATCATATCGTTGCCGATCCAGATACCGAAATCTATGTGGCCGTGGGTGCTATGCAGGTGATTTTCAACACCTGTCTGCACATGCTCAATCCGGGCGATGAAGTTATCGTGATCGATCCGGGATATGACTACTATTCACAGATTCGCCTTTTTGGCGGCGTGCCGGTGCCGGTGCCCGCCTACGAATCGAATCAATTCAAGGTAGATCCCGCGGACATCGAAGCGGCCATCACCAAAAAAACCAAGCTGATGATCATCAACACGCCGTCCAATCCCACCGGCGCGATCTTTGGCGAGGAGATCCTGCATTCCGTCGCCCAAATGGCCATGGCGCATGACATCTGGGTGCTTTCCGACGAACCCTACGAACACATCCTTTTTGACGGCCACAAGCATGTCAGTATCGGATCTTTCGATGGCATGGCGGAACGAACCATATCGGCCTTTACCCTCTCCAAGTCCTATGCCATGACCGGCTGGCGTGTTGGCTATACGGTCGCTCCCAAGGCGGTCATCGACGAGATGGAAAAGCTGATGGAGCACATGGTGTCCGGGGTGACCGCCGTTGCCCAGCGGGCGGCCCTGGCCGCCATTACGGCCCCCCGGGACTGCGTGAAGGAGATGGTGGCCACCTATGACAAGAGACGTCAGCTGGTTCACGAAGGTCTCAATGCCATCGAAGGCATTGTTTGCATCAAGCCGGAGTCGACCTTTTACGCTTTTCCGAACATATCTTCGTTCGGCCTGTCTTCCTGGGAGTTTGCCAAATACCTGGCCGTAGAGCACAAGGTTGCCGTCGTCCCGGGAAGCATTTTCGGTAAAGCCGGTGAAGGGTACGTGCGGCTTTCCTTTGCCGCCGGCAGTGAGCAGCTTCAGGAGGGCATTGCCCGTATGGAAAAAGGCGCTGCCGCGATCAGAGCCCGCAGACACTGA
- a CDS encoding phospholipase A, with the protein MRRMMHALRLTLTVSITAVAITFLPALLYADSGREFPPEHRENKVVEKKEPTEGEQRFERALGSDEKSKFTPHKLNYGVFGSKEALMQISFKYRLIRDWGLYLAFTNLVKWDIYAKSTPYHDINFMPELFYRFNPENEWFFSVDTGYWHKSNGRDGTEDRGWDQLFVRFHKLFRFKSVDLAWETQVYYELGTSEENRDIGEYLGWWDTGLSVIDLLPTKNSNIDLEFFLWSGEGGNPFQAGQYRVGIMYKMKYVAFQPAIYLQYFNGYGEVIIDYDKRSEGLRAGLAFLY; encoded by the coding sequence ATGAGAAGGATGATGCATGCGTTAAGGCTTACCCTGACCGTTTCGATAACCGCGGTCGCGATCACCTTCTTACCGGCACTCCTATACGCGGACTCAGGGCGTGAGTTCCCGCCTGAACATCGAGAAAACAAGGTGGTCGAAAAAAAAGAACCCACCGAGGGCGAACAGCGCTTCGAGCGCGCCCTGGGATCTGACGAAAAAAGCAAGTTCACCCCCCACAAACTCAACTATGGCGTCTTCGGCTCCAAAGAGGCCCTGATGCAGATCAGCTTCAAATACCGCCTTATAAGGGATTGGGGACTGTACCTGGCGTTTACCAATCTGGTGAAGTGGGATATTTACGCAAAATCGACCCCCTACCACGATATCAATTTCATGCCCGAACTGTTTTACCGCTTCAACCCTGAAAACGAGTGGTTCTTTTCCGTGGATACCGGCTACTGGCATAAATCCAACGGCAGGGACGGCACCGAGGACCGGGGGTGGGATCAGTTGTTTGTGCGCTTTCACAAGCTGTTCCGTTTCAAGAGTGTCGACCTGGCGTGGGAAACGCAGGTCTACTACGAACTGGGGACCAGCGAGGAAAATCGTGACATCGGCGAGTACCTGGGCTGGTGGGACACCGGGCTGTCTGTCATCGATCTTTTGCCGACCAAGAACTCCAACATCGACCTCGAATTTTTCCTGTGGTCCGGCGAAGGCGGCAATCCCTTCCAGGCCGGTCAGTACCGCGTGGGCATAATGTACAAAATGAAATACGTCGCCTTCCAGCCGGCCATTTACCTGCAGTATTTCAACGGCTACGGGGAGGTCATAATCGACTATGACAAAAGGAGTGAGGGCTTGCGGGCAGGGCTGGCTTTTCTCTACTGA